A genomic segment from Nitrospirota bacterium encodes:
- a CDS encoding peptidoglycan bridge formation glycyltransferase FemA/FemB family protein, whose protein sequence is MLDENKLIVINPLENPEWDNLVLSTQDYSFFHSSVWARVLNESYGYMPLYFALIDNERLLASIPCMEIKSIITGKRAVCLPFTDYCEPLFSPTLEKEGEGSEDPLSIILNALISYGKKAAWKTIEFRFGVSSLQQIMPSYAYYGHTLDISGKEDGIYASFRKSTKRNISKAIREGVKIRILNSLDSISEFYRLNCITRKAHGLPPQPYMFFEKIYEHVLSKNMGFVVLASYEDICIAGAVYFHFGEKATYKYGASDRNYQHLRANNLVMWEAIKWSSQNGFKRFCFGRTEPDNKGLLQFKRGWGSDERILNYYKYDIKSETFVSDTSHLSGVHNKFFHNMPIPLLKITGSVLYKHIG, encoded by the coding sequence ATGTTAGATGAAAACAAGTTAATAGTAATAAATCCGCTTGAGAATCCGGAATGGGACAATCTTGTGCTTTCTACACAAGATTATTCATTTTTCCATTCGTCAGTATGGGCAAGGGTGCTGAATGAATCGTATGGCTACATGCCGCTCTATTTTGCCTTGATAGACAACGAGCGGCTACTGGCCTCTATCCCATGTATGGAAATAAAGAGCATAATAACAGGTAAGAGGGCTGTATGCCTCCCATTTACCGATTACTGTGAACCCCTCTTTTCACCCACTTTAGAAAAGGAAGGTGAAGGTTCAGAAGATCCCCTGTCAATAATACTCAATGCCCTTATTTCATACGGCAAAAAAGCTGCATGGAAGACGATTGAATTCAGATTTGGTGTATCGTCATTACAACAAATTATGCCATCCTATGCATACTACGGTCATACACTGGATATCTCAGGAAAAGAGGATGGAATTTATGCTTCATTTCGCAAAAGCACAAAGAGAAACATAAGTAAGGCAATCAGGGAAGGGGTTAAAATCAGGATCTTAAACTCGCTTGATTCCATCAGCGAGTTTTATCGTCTTAATTGTATAACCAGAAAGGCACATGGTTTACCCCCGCAGCCATACATGTTTTTCGAGAAGATATATGAACATGTCTTGTCAAAAAACATGGGTTTCGTAGTCCTCGCATCATATGAAGATATCTGCATTGCCGGGGCTGTCTACTTCCACTTTGGAGAGAAGGCCACCTACAAATATGGCGCCTCAGACAGGAATTATCAGCATCTCAGGGCTAACAACCTTGTCATGTGGGAGGCAATAAAGTGGAGTTCACAGAACGGATTCAAGAGGTTCTGTTTTGGCAGGACGGAGCCGGATAATAAAGGCCTGCTGCAGTTTAAACGAGGGTGGGGCTCTGATGAGCGAATCCTCAATTATTACAAGTATGATATTAAAAGTGAAACCTTTGTCAGTGATACTTCCCACCTATCCGGAGTTCATAACAAGTTTTTTCATAATATGCCGATTCCATTATTAAAGATTACGGGATCAGTATTGTATAAACACATAGGATAA